A genomic segment from Chitinophaga niabensis encodes:
- a CDS encoding SusD/RagB family nutrient-binding outer membrane lipoprotein — translation MKRYIFNTLMLLFAVMTVMTGCKKWLDVNYDPATPQDPDPASVFPAQLAGIPRGNQYDARYVGRYIQNWETSLTSRTADIVWDQMGYATGSDANGDIWRQCYFGLGKNLDYIIATGHTKAQWDYIGAAYALKAYMFQITTDHHGEIIYTEAFKENTAIFKFDSQDTVYAGVRSLCDSALKYLARTDFPNPATNRLARGDYAYNGDNAKWIKFVYGVLAHNYNHLSRKSTLYDPAKVIEYCDKSMTVIADDFLVPFDGTKNDDTNFFGPYRDNLTFLRQGAFIVRLLDGFALTGSRAFANRDPRIKHMLSASQDTTNGNGGYVGVEPGIGDPNAASTVPANMRKRAAAPWGDSIYANPSAAVFTPNSGKYLFKDKAVMPVMTSAEIYFIKAEAAFLSNKLDVALDAYTKGINAHFDFINRTAMPRGASTVYNISPITAQERASYLASPNVAKTTAALTLTDIMLQKYIALFGWGFNETWVDLRKYEYNRYIAPGSVFPVYRTFATPQALNGLNNGQLVQRARPRFNSEYVWNLDELKRIQADASNYHTKPIWFAIPN, via the coding sequence ATGAAAAGATATATTTTCAATACGCTCATGCTGTTGTTTGCGGTAATGACCGTAATGACAGGATGTAAAAAATGGCTGGATGTGAACTATGATCCGGCTACGCCGCAGGATCCTGATCCGGCATCCGTATTCCCTGCACAATTAGCCGGTATTCCCCGCGGTAATCAATATGATGCGCGGTATGTAGGCCGTTATATACAAAACTGGGAAACTTCGCTTACCTCCCGCACTGCGGATATTGTATGGGACCAGATGGGTTATGCTACAGGTAGCGATGCAAATGGCGATATCTGGCGGCAGTGTTATTTTGGTTTAGGTAAAAACCTGGATTATATCATCGCTACCGGGCATACTAAAGCACAATGGGATTATATAGGCGCAGCATATGCATTGAAAGCGTACATGTTCCAGATCACCACAGATCACCATGGCGAAATAATTTACACGGAAGCCTTCAAAGAAAACACGGCCATCTTCAAATTCGACAGCCAGGATACAGTATATGCAGGTGTTCGCTCGCTTTGTGACTCTGCCCTGAAATACCTGGCACGTACGGATTTCCCCAACCCTGCAACCAACAGGCTGGCGCGCGGGGATTATGCCTACAATGGTGATAATGCAAAATGGATCAAGTTCGTATATGGCGTACTGGCACATAACTACAATCACCTGAGCAGAAAATCTACCCTTTATGATCCTGCCAAAGTGATCGAATATTGCGATAAGTCTATGACCGTTATTGCGGACGATTTCCTCGTTCCTTTTGATGGCACCAAAAATGATGATACGAATTTCTTTGGCCCTTACAGGGATAACCTCACCTTTCTGCGCCAGGGGGCTTTCATTGTAAGGTTGCTGGACGGATTTGCGCTTACAGGCAGCCGTGCTTTTGCCAACAGGGACCCAAGGATCAAACATATGCTCTCCGCCTCCCAGGATACTACTAATGGGAATGGTGGTTATGTAGGTGTGGAACCCGGTATCGGAGATCCTAATGCTGCCTCTACTGTTCCTGCCAACATGCGCAAACGCGCTGCAGCACCATGGGGAGACAGCATTTATGCAAACCCAAGCGCAGCGGTTTTTACGCCCAATTCCGGTAAATATCTTTTCAAGGATAAGGCTGTGATGCCCGTAATGACATCAGCTGAGATCTACTTCATTAAAGCAGAAGCCGCTTTCCTGAGCAATAAACTGGATGTTGCGCTGGACGCTTATACAAAAGGGATCAATGCACATTTTGATTTCATTAACCGTACCGCAATGCCCCGCGGCGCCAGTACTGTATACAATATATCACCCATCACTGCGCAGGAACGTGCCAGTTACCTTGCCAGCCCTAACGTGGCTAAAACAACGGCCGCACTTACTTTAACGGATATAATGCTGCAAAAATATATTGCGTTATTTGGCTGGGGCTTTAATGAAACATGGGTAGATCTGCGGAAGTATGAATACAACAGGTACATTGCTCCTGGTTCAGTTTTTCCTGTATACCGCACCTTTGCAACACCACAGGCACTGAATGGCCTCAATAATGGCCAGCTGGTACAAAGGGCCCGCCCGCGTTTCAATTCAGAGTATGTATGGAACCTGGATGAACTGAAAAGGATCCAGGCTGATGCATCAAATTATCATACCAAGCCTATCTGGTTTGCAATACCCAACTAA
- a CDS encoding DUF4397 domain-containing protein yields MKLSYIIILIAGASIALTACKKNTFHVTERDIITNTALIKIGYFSPSINNQGIQLKINGTRVSNNFVYPIAFPGGGLNTGGSNNSDYVTVTPGETTITLSVPKVGTAEDSVPVLTFSQALSANKKYTFFTTDSVPNVSGVIVEDDTAPVDTGARVKLINLIPNVPAVDFYHRGVLLKANVKFKEVTEYMNIPFGNDVWAIRRAGAPITEAVLGTQTINTVRQRIYTFMARGWQGGTGTLNPRISAIFVQ; encoded by the coding sequence ATGAAGCTATCATATATTATCATATTAATTGCGGGTGCAAGCATTGCTTTAACTGCCTGCAAAAAGAACACCTTCCATGTAACGGAAAGGGATATCATCACTAACACCGCGCTGATAAAGATCGGGTACTTTTCACCGAGCATTAATAACCAGGGCATACAACTGAAGATCAATGGTACCAGGGTGAGCAATAACTTTGTGTATCCCATTGCGTTCCCTGGCGGCGGGTTGAACACCGGCGGTTCCAATAACAGCGATTATGTAACGGTAACACCAGGTGAAACCACCATCACTTTATCTGTTCCCAAAGTTGGGACTGCAGAGGATTCCGTGCCTGTGCTCACTTTTTCACAGGCATTGTCTGCCAACAAGAAGTACACCTTCTTTACAACGGATTCGGTACCGAATGTGAGTGGAGTGATTGTTGAAGATGATACGGCGCCTGTAGATACAGGTGCGCGCGTTAAGCTCATCAACCTGATCCCAAATGTACCCGCCGTGGATTTTTATCATCGCGGAGTACTGCTGAAGGCAAACGTTAAATTCAAGGAGGTGACGGAGTATATGAACATCCCCTTTGGCAATGACGTTTGGGCCATCCGCAGAGCTGGTGCCCCCATTACAGAAGCGGTATTGGGTACCCAAACCATCAATACCGTGCGGCAGCGGATCTATACCTTCATGGCCAGGGGATGGCAGGGTGGTACAGGTACACTCAACCCGAGGATCTCGGCCATCTTTGTACAATAA
- the infC gene encoding translation initiation factor IF-3, producing the protein MQQGPRPNFRGRNPNFRREQQQEHRTNRMIRVPEVRLVGDNVEPGLYRTDDALRMAEDLQLDLVEISPNAVPPVCRIIDYNKFLYEKKKKEKEMKANAHKSEVKEIRFTPNTDDHDFDFKAKHAEKFLREGNKVKTYVQFKGRAIMFKERGELILLKFAERLAEVGALEGMPLMEGKRMIAIFAPKSAKKKPNTPKEAKEPREPKPQKEPKPYVPREEAPEQPAAPAAPTSRPISAPVRRPIEIKYANRPPAPPPPPPPAADDKQGDN; encoded by the coding sequence ATGCAACAAGGACCAAGACCAAACTTCCGGGGCAGAAACCCTAATTTCAGAAGAGAACAACAGCAGGAGCATCGTACAAACAGAATGATCCGTGTACCTGAGGTCAGGCTGGTTGGCGATAACGTGGAGCCAGGGCTTTATAGAACGGATGATGCATTACGCATGGCTGAAGACCTGCAACTGGACCTGGTAGAAATATCCCCAAATGCAGTCCCTCCTGTATGCCGCATCATCGATTATAACAAATTCCTTTACGAGAAGAAGAAGAAGGAAAAGGAAATGAAGGCGAATGCTCATAAGAGCGAGGTGAAGGAAATTCGCTTTACGCCGAATACAGACGATCACGATTTCGATTTCAAAGCCAAACATGCCGAGAAATTCCTGCGGGAAGGCAATAAGGTTAAAACATATGTACAGTTCAAAGGACGGGCAATCATGTTCAAAGAACGTGGTGAGCTGATCCTGTTGAAATTTGCAGAACGTCTTGCAGAAGTGGGGGCCCTTGAAGGGATGCCATTGATGGAAGGTAAACGTATGATCGCTATTTTTGCGCCTAAGAGTGCTAAGAAAAAGCCTAATACGCCGAAAGAAGCGAAAGAGCCCAGAGAGCCGAAACCACAGAAAGAACCTAAGCCATACGTGCCAAGAGAGGAAGCACCAGAGCAACCAGCTGCCCCTGCTGCACCAACCTCCCGGCCGATCTCCGCACCTGTAAGAAGGCCGATTGAGATCAAGTATGCCAACAGACCACCTGCACCTCCACCTCCACCACCACCAGCAGCAGATGATAAGCAGGGAGATAACTAA
- the thrS gene encoding threonine--tRNA ligase has product MINITFPDGAVRQYEQGVSALDIAKSISEGLARKVLAAKVNGQVVDASRPITQDGTLQLLTWVDTDGKATMWHSSAHLMAEALEALYPGVKFGYGPSLENGGFFYDVDLDGRQISDEELRKLEAKMAELAKLNSVYVRKDVSKADAIKYFTEKNDPYKLDLLQKLEDGTITFYTQGNFTDLCRGPHIPNTGFIKAVKLTNIAGAYWLGNENNKMLTRIYGITFPSQKELDEYLTLLEEAKKRDHRKLGKELELFAFSEKVGLGLPLWLPKGAMLRERLQNFLQKAQIESGYLPVVTPHIGNKNLYITSGHYEKYGKDSFQAIHTPEEGEEFMLKPMNCPHHCEIYKTSPKSYKDLPVRFAEFGTVYRYEQHGELHGLTRVRGFTQDDAHLFCRPDQVKEEFCKVIDLVLYVFGSLGFENYTAQISLRDKEDRAKYIGSDENWELAEQAIIESAAEKGLKTVVEYGEAAFYGPKLDFMVKDALGRKWQLGTIQVDYNLPERFELEYVGADNKIHRPVMIHRAPFGSLERFIAVLIEHCAGKFPLWLTPTQVKLLPISDKYQAYTEKVAELLKKAEIRAEIDDRSEKIGKKIRDAEVAKVPYMLVLGEKEESDAKVAVRRQAKGDLGAMSVAEFVSLIQDEVTNRKPFE; this is encoded by the coding sequence ATGATCAACATTACATTTCCGGATGGCGCAGTACGACAGTATGAACAGGGTGTATCAGCACTGGACATTGCCAAATCCATCAGCGAAGGCCTAGCCCGCAAAGTTTTAGCGGCAAAAGTAAACGGACAGGTGGTAGACGCTTCCCGCCCCATTACACAAGACGGTACATTACAACTGCTCACGTGGGTGGATACGGACGGTAAGGCTACTATGTGGCATTCTTCTGCGCATTTAATGGCAGAAGCGCTGGAGGCACTGTACCCGGGTGTGAAGTTCGGTTATGGACCTTCATTGGAAAACGGCGGTTTCTTTTACGATGTGGACCTCGACGGCCGCCAGATCTCAGATGAAGAGCTGCGGAAGCTGGAAGCCAAAATGGCTGAACTGGCCAAACTAAACAGCGTATACGTACGCAAGGATGTTTCCAAGGCAGACGCTATCAAGTACTTTACTGAAAAGAACGATCCTTATAAGCTGGACCTCTTGCAGAAACTGGAAGACGGTACCATCACTTTTTATACCCAGGGCAATTTTACGGACCTCTGCCGTGGCCCGCACATTCCCAATACCGGCTTTATCAAGGCGGTGAAACTCACCAATATTGCCGGGGCTTACTGGCTGGGGAATGAAAACAACAAGATGCTGACCCGCATCTACGGCATCACTTTCCCTTCCCAAAAGGAACTGGATGAATACCTGACCCTGCTCGAAGAAGCAAAAAAACGCGACCATCGCAAGCTGGGTAAAGAACTGGAGCTGTTTGCCTTCTCTGAGAAAGTAGGTTTGGGCCTGCCTTTATGGCTTCCCAAAGGTGCTATGCTGAGAGAGCGCCTGCAGAACTTCCTGCAAAAAGCCCAGATTGAAAGCGGGTACCTGCCGGTTGTTACTCCGCACATCGGGAACAAGAACCTGTACATCACTTCAGGCCACTACGAGAAATACGGGAAAGACAGCTTCCAGGCTATTCATACACCGGAAGAAGGAGAGGAGTTCATGCTGAAGCCCATGAACTGCCCGCATCACTGCGAGATCTATAAAACTTCTCCCAAGTCTTACAAAGACCTGCCGGTGCGTTTTGCAGAGTTCGGTACTGTTTACCGTTATGAGCAGCACGGAGAATTACACGGCCTTACCCGTGTGCGCGGATTCACGCAGGACGATGCACATCTGTTCTGCCGTCCGGACCAGGTGAAGGAAGAGTTCTGCAAAGTGATAGACCTGGTGTTGTATGTTTTTGGAAGTTTAGGCTTTGAAAATTATACGGCACAAATTTCGCTGAGAGACAAAGAAGACCGTGCGAAATATATCGGATCAGACGAGAACTGGGAACTGGCTGAGCAGGCGATCATTGAATCAGCTGCTGAAAAAGGCCTGAAAACCGTGGTAGAATATGGAGAGGCGGCATTTTACGGCCCCAAACTGGACTTCATGGTGAAAGATGCCCTGGGCCGTAAATGGCAGCTGGGTACCATCCAGGTGGATTACAATCTGCCTGAGCGTTTTGAACTGGAATACGTAGGGGCTGATAACAAAATACACCGTCCTGTAATGATCCACCGCGCGCCGTTTGGTTCGCTGGAAAGGTTCATTGCTGTGCTGATAGAACATTGTGCAGGTAAATTTCCTTTATGGCTCACACCCACCCAGGTGAAATTGCTGCCGATCAGTGACAAGTACCAGGCTTATACAGAAAAAGTAGCAGAATTGCTAAAAAAAGCGGAAATTCGCGCTGAAATTGATGATAGAAGCGAGAAGATCGGGAAAAAGATCCGTGATGCGGAAGTAGCGAAAGTTCCTTACATGCTGGTGCTGGGAGAGAAAGAAGAATCAGACGCCAAAGTAGCGGTACGCAGGCAGGCCAAAGGAGATCTCGGCGCCATGTCCGTAGCCGAATTTGTAAGCCTGATACAGGACGAAGTTACCAACCGCAAACCTTTTGAATGA
- a CDS encoding DUF6929 family protein produces MILSLHSSIEFPEIPSASGIEYHNGLFYIAGDDACCIYCLDDDFALVSVTPIPGPDQYRIPKKEKKDWESLAIVGTEGNKALLLLGSGSRSPQRDYAAIWDFGQESPLIEDLGPFYRQLRNEGLTELNIEAATAFGTGILLGNRGHKEHPYNTLIHSSVTDIWKSPASIHYSQLILPEETTGFTGISGLAWWPERDWLFFTASSEDTANVYDDGAIGESRVGLIRNASAALLKDMVWPDEWIPLESISPVFFKKKIESICLRETGNTPELILVADNDDGSSHLFRLLMKI; encoded by the coding sequence ATGATCCTCTCACTGCATTCCTCCATTGAATTTCCGGAGATCCCTTCCGCTTCCGGCATTGAATATCATAATGGCCTTTTTTACATCGCAGGGGATGATGCCTGCTGCATCTATTGCCTGGATGATGATTTTGCTTTAGTTAGTGTAACGCCCATTCCCGGGCCTGATCAATACAGGATCCCCAAAAAAGAAAAAAAGGATTGGGAAAGCCTGGCCATTGTGGGCACGGAAGGGAATAAAGCATTGCTGCTGCTGGGCTCCGGCTCACGCTCTCCGCAGCGGGACTATGCCGCGATCTGGGATTTTGGGCAGGAGTCCCCATTAATAGAGGACCTGGGGCCTTTTTACCGGCAATTGCGTAATGAGGGGTTAACTGAACTGAACATAGAAGCGGCCACTGCTTTTGGTACAGGCATCCTGCTGGGAAACAGGGGGCACAAAGAGCATCCGTATAATACGCTGATCCACAGCTCCGTGACAGATATCTGGAAAAGCCCGGCCAGTATACATTACAGCCAGCTGATCCTGCCGGAGGAAACGACCGGTTTTACCGGTATTTCCGGCCTTGCCTGGTGGCCTGAAAGGGATTGGCTGTTCTTTACAGCTTCTTCTGAAGATACGGCCAATGTGTATGACGACGGTGCAATAGGAGAGAGCAGGGTAGGATTGATCCGGAATGCTTCCGCCGCCCTCCTGAAAGACATGGTTTGGCCAGATGAATGGATCCCGCTGGAAAGTATTTCACCTGTTTTCTTTAAAAAGAAGATAGAGTCCATTTGTTTGCGGGAAACAGGAAATACCCCTGAACTCATACTGGTGGCAGATAACGACGATGGCAGCAGCCACCTTTTCCGCCTGTTGATGAAAATATAG
- a CDS encoding uracil-DNA glycosylase family protein, with protein MLSFADHIIRFNTQLNFTGKLPAGIRIMNPFQEQPGVVETMTKFYRKFYGDHHPRRMIVGINPGRLGAGLTGVPFTDSHRLADPCGIIIPGIKTFEPSSVFVYDVIAAYGGPEAFYRDFYIGSMSPLGFTALKPGGKEVNYNYYDSKALTAAVYDFMVSNIHKQLDFGMDRSVGYCLGTGKNAAFLTQLNEKERFFKQIVPLEHPRFVMQYRNKRKQEYIDKYLAAFSDY; from the coding sequence ATGCTTTCATTTGCAGATCATATCATCCGGTTCAATACACAGCTGAACTTTACCGGCAAATTACCTGCGGGTATCCGCATCATGAACCCTTTCCAGGAACAACCGGGCGTGGTGGAAACCATGACGAAGTTCTACAGGAAATTCTATGGGGACCATCACCCGCGCCGCATGATCGTGGGTATCAATCCCGGGCGCCTGGGCGCAGGCCTTACAGGGGTTCCTTTCACAGACTCCCACCGGCTCGCAGACCCTTGCGGCATTATCATTCCGGGCATCAAAACCTTTGAGCCCTCTTCTGTTTTTGTGTATGATGTGATCGCCGCATATGGCGGCCCCGAAGCCTTCTACAGGGATTTCTACATCGGCTCCATGTCTCCCCTGGGCTTCACTGCATTAAAACCCGGCGGAAAAGAAGTGAACTACAATTACTACGACAGCAAAGCCTTAACCGCGGCTGTATATGATTTTATGGTCTCCAATATCCACAAACAACTGGATTTTGGAATGGACCGTTCTGTGGGTTATTGCCTGGGAACGGGTAAAAATGCAGCGTTCCTTACCCAACTGAATGAGAAGGAACGCTTCTTTAAACAGATTGTGCCGCTGGAGCATCCACGGTTTGTGATGCAATACCGCAACAAACGGAAACAGGAATATATCGATAAATACCTCGCCGCTTTCAGTGACTACTGA
- a CDS encoding DUF3347 domain-containing protein, which produces MRLNQYVWILATAALFAACQQSGTSSSADTTAQTTSGDLQAPFSDEFYDSLKVTMTAYYQLSGALVKSDTLAADLAAVSLKQHLDSLPIARLGVDSARESQLEVNAGDIAAELQGLLIEKGGLDARRESFNMVSEMMYDLVKATGLKGSTVYRQYCPMAFNDKGAYWLSDKAEVLNPYFGDAMLTCGSVTDTLRFQ; this is translated from the coding sequence ATGCGTTTGAATCAATATGTTTGGATCTTAGCTACAGCAGCCCTGTTCGCAGCCTGCCAGCAATCTGGCACCAGTTCCTCGGCAGATACAACGGCACAAACTACCTCCGGCGACCTGCAGGCGCCGTTTTCCGATGAATTTTACGATTCCCTGAAAGTGACCATGACGGCCTATTACCAACTGTCCGGCGCTTTGGTGAAATCCGATACCCTGGCAGCAGACCTGGCGGCCGTTTCCCTGAAACAGCACCTGGATAGCCTGCCGATTGCCAGGCTGGGCGTGGATTCAGCCCGGGAAAGCCAGTTAGAGGTGAACGCAGGCGATATCGCGGCAGAATTACAGGGCCTGCTGATAGAAAAAGGCGGCCTGGATGCACGCAGGGAGTCTTTCAATATGGTATCTGAAATGATGTATGACCTGGTGAAGGCAACCGGCCTGAAAGGCAGTACCGTTTACCGGCAATATTGCCCTATGGCATTTAACGATAAAGGTGCTTACTGGTTAAGCGATAAAGCAGAGGTCCTGAACCCTTATTTTGGCGATGCCATGCTTACCTGCGGGTCCGTAACGGATACGCTGCGTTTTCAGTAG
- the abc-f gene encoding ribosomal protection-like ABC-F family protein encodes MLIALQDITFEFGARTIIKDSSLHIIPGDRIGLIGLNGTGKSTLLRIINGEYSISKGSVNKIRNLSLGFFNQDLLSFETDDSILNVGMTAFSEALKVEKELEELTEKLEHSQDEATLHAYSDKLHEFDILDGYNIRHKTATVLEGLGFTTADLERPYNQFSGGWRMRVLLARIILQKPDVLMLDEPTNHLDLPSIEWLEKYLSNYDGAVIIVSHDRYFLDRMVNKVVELYQQELHHYAGNYSDYEEEKVMRRELQQRAYENQQDYIKQQERFIERFKAKASKAAQAQSIAKRLDKIERIEQTDSGPSKIRMNFSVDKMPGKILCTLENVSKSFGSNTILKNTSAEINRGDKIALIGANGKGKSTLLRVIAGTEPFEGNRIPGHNVVTSFYAQHQLEALHMDNEILEELKGVGSGRTEVELRTLLGCFLFQGDDVFKKIRILSGGEKARVALGKVIIGQANFLLLDEPTNHLDMNSVEMLIDALGKYEGSLVLVSHDRYFVSKTANKIWEIVDGEIKEFKGNYTEWEEWKKRQALAAAPPKAEKKSPPIAQPVQAPQKTSIDKDLKRELQKQQKQAQQLEEQISKLKEQLKQLEADMANPDVYGDKQKFRNTEDAYKKANTDLTKANAEYEEVFEKVMELEEKMNG; translated from the coding sequence ATGCTCATCGCACTGCAGGACATAACATTCGAATTCGGCGCAAGAACCATCATCAAAGATTCTTCCTTGCATATTATACCGGGAGACCGCATCGGCCTGATCGGCCTGAACGGTACCGGTAAATCCACCCTTCTCCGCATTATCAACGGAGAATACTCTATTTCCAAAGGAAGTGTGAATAAGATCCGCAACCTGAGCCTTGGTTTCTTCAACCAGGACCTCCTGAGCTTTGAAACAGACGACAGCATCCTCAACGTGGGCATGACGGCGTTCTCCGAAGCGCTGAAAGTAGAAAAGGAACTGGAAGAACTCACCGAAAAACTGGAACATTCCCAGGATGAAGCAACCCTGCATGCATACAGCGATAAATTGCATGAATTCGATATCCTCGACGGTTATAACATCCGCCATAAAACAGCTACTGTGCTGGAAGGCCTTGGTTTTACCACGGCAGACCTGGAACGCCCTTACAACCAATTCTCCGGAGGATGGCGTATGCGGGTACTGCTGGCAAGGATCATCCTGCAAAAGCCGGATGTATTAATGCTCGATGAACCGACGAACCACCTTGACCTCCCATCCATCGAATGGCTGGAAAAATACCTTTCCAATTACGACGGCGCGGTGATCATCGTGTCCCACGACCGGTATTTCCTGGACAGGATGGTGAACAAAGTAGTGGAATTGTACCAACAGGAACTCCATCACTATGCCGGTAACTACTCCGATTATGAAGAGGAAAAAGTAATGCGCCGCGAATTACAGCAACGCGCTTACGAAAACCAGCAGGATTATATCAAACAACAGGAACGTTTTATAGAACGATTTAAAGCGAAAGCATCCAAAGCTGCGCAGGCACAAAGTATTGCCAAACGGCTGGATAAGATCGAAAGGATTGAACAAACAGATAGTGGTCCGTCCAAGATCAGGATGAACTTCTCTGTGGACAAAATGCCCGGTAAGATCCTTTGCACCCTGGAGAACGTGAGCAAGTCGTTCGGCAGCAATACCATCCTGAAGAACACCAGCGCTGAGATCAACCGGGGAGACAAGATCGCCCTTATCGGGGCGAATGGTAAAGGTAAATCCACACTCCTGCGTGTAATTGCAGGAACAGAACCTTTTGAGGGAAACCGTATCCCCGGCCATAATGTGGTAACCAGTTTCTATGCTCAGCACCAGCTGGAAGCCCTGCATATGGATAATGAGATCCTGGAAGAACTGAAGGGTGTGGGCAGTGGCCGTACAGAAGTGGAGCTGCGTACCCTGCTGGGTTGCTTCCTGTTCCAGGGAGATGATGTTTTCAAAAAGATAAGGATCCTCTCCGGGGGAGAAAAAGCCCGTGTGGCATTGGGTAAAGTGATCATCGGCCAGGCCAACTTCCTGCTGCTGGATGAGCCCACGAACCACCTGGATATGAACTCCGTTGAAATGCTGATCGATGCATTGGGTAAATATGAAGGCAGCCTCGTACTCGTATCGCACGACCGGTATTTTGTAAGCAAAACGGCGAACAAGATCTGGGAGATCGTAGATGGTGAGATCAAGGAATTCAAAGGCAATTATACGGAGTGGGAAGAATGGAAGAAACGCCAGGCATTAGCAGCAGCACCACCCAAGGCTGAAAAAAAAAGTCCTCCAATAGCGCAGCCGGTGCAGGCACCGCAAAAAACGTCTATTGACAAAGACCTGAAAAGGGAATTGCAGAAACAGCAAAAGCAGGCACAGCAGCTGGAAGAACAGATCAGCAAGCTGAAAGAACAGCTGAAGCAACTGGAAGCTGATATGGCCAACCCTGATGTATACGGCGATAAGCAGAAATTCCGCAACACGGAAGATGCTTATAAGAAAGCCAATACAGACCTCACTAAAGCGAATGCGGAGTATGAAGAAGTGTTTGAAAAGGTGATGGAGCTGGAAGAGAAAATGAACGGGTGA
- a CDS encoding VOC family protein, which translates to MKTINPWINFNGNAEEAFTFYKSVFGGEFTKIIRFKDLSGPEFQVAENEADKIMHIALPIGKHNVLIANDVPEFMGRVNENENRSKILVSTESREEADKIFNGLSAGGEVEGPMGDSPWSTYAGMFRDKYGIEWIVEFDPNL; encoded by the coding sequence ATGAAAACAATCAACCCCTGGATCAACTTCAATGGCAACGCCGAAGAAGCATTCACCTTTTACAAGTCAGTTTTTGGCGGAGAGTTCACAAAGATCATTCGCTTCAAGGACCTGTCGGGCCCTGAATTTCAGGTTGCGGAAAACGAAGCAGATAAAATAATGCATATTGCTTTACCTATCGGCAAGCACAATGTGTTAATAGCCAATGATGTTCCGGAATTTATGGGACGGGTAAATGAAAACGAAAACAGGTCTAAAATACTTGTAAGCACTGAAAGCCGTGAAGAAGCCGACAAAATATTTAACGGATTATCCGCAGGAGGGGAGGTTGAAGGGCCCATGGGCGACAGTCCCTGGAGTACATACGCCGGAATGTTCAGAGACAAATATGGTATTGAATGGATTGTGGAATTTGACCCGAACTTATAA
- a CDS encoding SRPBCC family protein, with product MNNDLLFDFNVDKAAKTVFITREFNAGLSLVWDAFTMPELLDQWGAPAPMRAKTKYMDFKVGGQRFYAMISPDGQERWAIQIYISITPKTNFKMYNSFADKDGNPELPGSEWDYIFSEQNGRTKVSITIFNESFERMEKMIEMGFTEGFKMTMSNLDNLLAAISQKL from the coding sequence ATGAATAACGATTTGCTATTTGATTTTAATGTTGACAAAGCAGCGAAAACGGTATTTATAACCAGGGAATTTAATGCCGGGCTTTCTTTGGTATGGGATGCTTTTACTATGCCGGAACTACTGGACCAGTGGGGAGCACCTGCACCAATGCGCGCCAAAACCAAGTATATGGATTTCAAAGTCGGAGGGCAAAGATTTTATGCTATGATAAGCCCCGACGGACAAGAGCGTTGGGCTATTCAGATATATATATCCATTACCCCGAAAACAAATTTTAAAATGTATAATTCTTTTGCGGACAAAGACGGAAACCCGGAATTGCCGGGTTCTGAATGGGATTACATTTTTAGCGAACAAAATGGCAGAACAAAAGTGAGTATCACCATTTTTAATGAATCCTTTGAGCGCATGGAGAAGATGATTGAAATGGGCTTTACCGAAGGATTTAAGATGACAATGAGCAATTTGGATAACCTGTTGGCAGCCATATCGCAGAAATTATAA
- a CDS encoding ArsR/SmtB family transcription factor, translated as MKPDIFQAISDPTRRAILTLIAIKALTPNAMAEKFDMTRQAVSKHIKVLHECELIKPEHSGREIYYHFNARKMQELDNWLAQFRQSWEIQFNQLDELLSTKKEQKK; from the coding sequence ATGAAACCAGATATATTTCAGGCTATATCCGATCCGACCCGCAGGGCCATCTTAACTTTAATTGCCATTAAGGCATTAACGCCTAATGCGATGGCCGAAAAATTTGATATGACCCGGCAGGCGGTATCGAAACACATTAAAGTCTTGCATGAATGCGAATTAATTAAACCTGAGCATAGCGGCAGGGAGATTTATTATCACTTTAATGCAAGGAAAATGCAAGAATTAGACAACTGGTTAGCCCAATTCAGGCAAAGCTGGGAAATTCAATTTAATCAACTTGACGAATTATTATCAACAAAAAAAGAACAGAAAAAATGA